A genomic segment from Coturnix japonica isolate 7356 chromosome 26, Coturnix japonica 2.1, whole genome shotgun sequence encodes:
- the IGFN1 gene encoding immunoglobulin-like and fibronectin type III domain-containing protein 1 isoform X5 has protein sequence MTTRPGVKPLKKSSIRGVHITQFVDKVPKGCSTPDFERKPVSLTLQEGKSAIFRAAVKGVPAPEVKWKRAKGEMNDPAKYLMFYSPATSEHILQINKINAGDSDLYRCIAVNEYGEASCAAGLRIIQVGFKRKANYVTGHPAEDLKKNLQDLKKTLKKRAPLQKQKTVDKETIFQLLLHADRKDYEKICIKYGISDFRGMLRALQELKKDTESEQAKLIHSVRNMEHIKVNKDGTASFSLEMDLKSASSNIYLLKDGEKVRYGTGDEYRKYYVRQIGKKYYFIVNDVHPEDAGLYQVRVEDVPVFSTELDAESIPVRFQKPLRDLRCHEGEDVVFECVLRTPCFDAVWLHKAHPLDASEKHHISMSPDGLTHQLVVKNTETSDNGLYTLDTGLCSSRAWLLVEHVRHVKVQEEEGEKSDWQKGTPDKDRAKKFKRGEHPVDEDHPMDAGVKRDGWHSTNQEGRQGHSTDVDGEFKFLGKEGLRKTNIDGSVGPGQFSREGGDADSMDGAGNIGFLEDKSRLRHVQDQGSMTGRADTDDGLGGGAKSYPMDGRHGSMLGAADVDMGDAEGVNSWHDKNASSGAAFGGMKSLDATGGSSVSHGINLDSARVGDAHSVYSKDGLPAAVDMSGVSINQGEIGSPYGKDNLLADASGHVGQAGMSGLLYGPGGPPSGDGTRTGSGGSFVGEMEVLYGPDGLPIGAGVDGTAVKRGDLYGKHGQLSEPYGKGGLPAGMEGGVGGAGLEGAGSVYGKAGVGGAGVGAAGSPFGKDGLPAGAGVGGAGLAGAGAAGSPFGKDGLPVGAGAGVGGAGAAGSPYGKDGLPAGAGAGVGGADLAGAGAAGSPFGKDGLPAGAGAGVGGAGLAGAGGVGSPYGKDGLPVGAGAGVGGAGAAGSPYGKDGLPAGAGVGVGGAGLAGEGAAGSPYGKDGLPAGAGAGVGGAGLAGVGAAGSPFGKDGLPAGAGAGVGGAGAAGSPFGKDGLPVGAGAGVGGAGAAGSLYGKDGLPAGAGVAGAGAAGSPYGKDGLPVGAGAGVGGAGAAGSPYGKDGLPAGAGAGVGGAGLTGAGGVGSPYGKDGLPSGVGVGAGLAGAGGVGSPFGKDGLPAGAGSIDGLSSEGGGVGGSAIQGAGSAYGSAGSRAGESGASRLGGYGSELHSVYGKEGVVGAVGMGGEYGLDSRAGKSAYGESGKGTGSDFRGSEHKGSLPGQGDARAEGRDLGQSGSRHGKDSAFGGAGGKFHDRSFGGWKPGLLDRSSQGSDQMSALSGGPSAIQRKQVPSLDIKGSDFLKNTEITEKRRRHQLGDLKAPRSRVNKQLNDVVVLKGEPAELSCAVNRHDLTGTWFKDGLKLTSMEGVTFEKEGLVHKLIINKVEDIHAGKYRFEAGDIKTEATIFIEDPPQVDEILLRNLMSVPTVAKAGEKVVIRIPFEGRLPVRAMWLKDKIELGDDSRIRIDKTDTFTMLSISSAERKDCGDYKVRLKNDSGILDIDLKVEVIDKPQPPAGPLKIVGSSANDVTIQWNPPKDDGGKPVQNYIIEKQQVGRSDWVTLGEAPKNCTTFTTSKVEQDTSYYFRVRAVNAEGSSNALESNEAVTISKASPGAPDPPEIIGVTKDSITISWKAPRKAGSSRISGYIVQKRKKGSMTWVPVNSVPIADKKLKITDLKKGLQYEFCVAAVNASGMGDISAPSQAAFARDSTKPPGKVGDLKMTISDSTSITLTWNAPEAKEGSSVKGYDVEIRSSNNLSWSKCNIFPIETTSYKVKGLQAKEMYFLRVRAYNDCGPGEPTELEARIEAAPPVVSPRFIIDKTVKNFLVIKAGNPIRVNIPFEAPPGSVLTWSKDGVPLPSHAKISTQDDTTQLLIKEAEFTDTGIYTIELMSGTGRRETFSFQVQVTDIPQPPGPIELRENVPNIVTVIWEPSTSEKWERNLFYTVMKRESQKGVWHVVGDLIYTNKFTYTKVIPGRDYYFRVVAKNHLGSSPPSDTVQPWRIQKPKADIEVRPQRYRGVNQNQPPRFLVPLKPHVVITGSECRMSCAVGGHPPPKVTWYKDGRDLSNNPAYFGTNDFGVCSLVILGVSKSDEGDYMVEATNVLGRAFSRASLTIKDPVVAF, from the exons ATGACAACCCGTCCAGGAG TGAAACCTCTCAAGAAATCTTCCATCCGAGGAGTTCACATTACCCAGTTCGTGGATAAGGTTCCTAAAGGATGCAGCACACCTGACTTTGAGCGGAAACCTGTCAGTCTAACATTGCAGGAAG GTAAAAGTGCCATATTCAGAGCTGCGGTCAAGGGTGTCCCCGCCCCTGAGGTGAAATGGAAACgtgcaaaaggagaaatgaatgaTCCTGCCAAATATCTAATGTTCTACAGTCCAGCTACAAGTGAACACATTCTGCAG ataaataaaatcaatgcaGGTGACTCCGATTTGTACCGTTGCATTGCTGTAAATGAATATGGGGAAGCTTCATGTGCTGCTGGCCTCAGGATCATACAAG TTGGCTTTAAGAGGAAAGCAAACTATGTTACTGGTCATCCTGCTGAAG ATTTGAAAAAGAATCTTCAGGACCtcaagaaaacactgaagaagcG GGCTccactacaaaaacaaaaaacagtggaCAAAGAAACAATCTTCCAGCTGTTACTGCATGCAGATAGGAAAGATTATGAGAAAATCTGTATTAAATATGGAATTTCTGACTTCCGTGGCATGCTGAGAGCGCTTCAGGAGTTGAAAAAGGATACGGAGAGTGAACAAGCAAAG ttaaTTCACAGTGTCAGAAACATGGAACACATTAAGGTCAACAAGGATGGAACTGCTTCATTTAGTCTGGAGATGGACCTGAAAAGCGCTAGCAGCAACATTTATCTGCTTAAG GATGGTGAGAAGGTCCGTTATGGAACAGGGGATGAATACAGAAAGTATTACGTTAGACAAATTGgaaaaaagtattatttcatTGTCAACGATGTGCATCCAGAAGATGCAGGCTTGTATCAAGTCAGAGTGGAGGATGTACCTGTTTTCTCGACTGAACTGGATGCTGAAT CCATCCCTGTGAGATTTCAGAAGCCGCTCAGAGATCTGCGTTGCCATGAGGGGGAAGATGTTGTCTTTGAGTGTGTCCTGCGCACTCCCTGCTTTGATGCTGTGTGGTTACATAAAGCCCACCCCCTTGATGCAAGTGAGAAGCACCATATCTCTATGAGCCCTGATGGTCTGACCCACCAGCTTGTTGTCAAAAATACTGAGACCTCTGACAATGGCTTGTATACACTCGACACTGGACTCTGCTCCTCAAGGGCCTGGCTTCTTGTAGAGC ATGTCAGACATGTAAAGGtacaggaagaggaaggtgaaAAATCTGACTGGCAGAAGGGAACACCAGATAAAGACAGAGCTAAGAAGTTTAAACGTGGAGAACATCCTGTTGATGAAGATCATCCTATGGATGCTGGCGTGAAAAGAGACGGCTGGCACAGCACTAACCAAGAAGGCAGACAAGGCCACTCCACTGATGTTGATGGAGAATTTaaatttttaggaaaagaagGGCTGCGCAAAACCAACATAGATGGAAGCGTGGGGCCTGGGCAGTTTTCTAGAGAAGGGGGAGATGCAGACTCGATGGATGGTGCTGGTAACATTGGATTTTTAGAAGACAAAAGTAGATTGAGGCATGTACAGGACCAGGGTTCTATGACAGGCAGAGCAGATACTGATGATGGATTAGGAGGAGGAGCTAAATCGTACCCTATGGATGGCAGACATGGTAGCATGTTAGGTGCAGCTGATGTTGACATGGGTGATGCAGAAGGCGTGAACTCCTGGCATGACAAGAATGCTAGTTCTGGAGCTGCCTTTGGTGGTATGAAGAGTTTAGATGCTACTGGTGGAAGTTCTGTGTCACATGGAATCAATCTTGATTCAGCCAGAGTGGGAGATGCACATTCTGTCTATAGCAAGGATGGTCTGCCTGCTGCAGTTGATATGAGTGGAGTCAGTATAAATCAAGGAGAAATAGGGTCTCCCTACGGCAAAGACAACCTGCTAGCTGATGCTAGTGGTCATGTAGGTCAGGCAGGAATGTCTGGCTTGCTGTATGGTCCAGGCGGTCCTCCATCCGGAGATGGGACTAGAACTGGTTCAGGTGGCAGCTTTGTAGGAGAAATGGAGGTTTTATACGGTCCAGATGGTCTGCCAATTGGGGCAGGTGTTGATGGTACTGCAGTTAAAAGGGGGGATCTGTATGGTAAGCATGGACAGTTGAGTGAACCTTATGGAAAGGGTGGTTTACCAGCAGGAATGGAAGGTGGGGTTGGTGGTGCTGGTTTGGAAGGTGCTGGGTCTGTATATGGAAAGGCTGGTGTTGGTGGTGCTGGTGTAGGGGCAGCTGGGTCTCCATTTGGGAAAGATGGTCTCCCAGCTGGGGCTGGTGTTGGCGGTGCAGGTTTAGCTGGTGCAGGGGCAGCTGGGTCTCCATTTGGGAAGGATGGTCTCCCAGttggagctggagctggtgtAGGTGGTGCAGGGGCAGCTGGGTCTCCATATGGGAAGGATGGTCtcccagctggagctggggctggtgtAGGCGGTGCAGATTTAGCTGGTGCAGGGGCAGCAGGGTCTCCATTTGGGAAGGATGGTCtcccagctggagctggggctggtgtAGGTGGTGCAGGTTTAGCTGGGGCTGGTGGAGTTGGGTCTCCATATGGGAAGGATGGTCTCCCAGTTGGAGCAGGAGCTGGTGTTGGTGGTGCAGGGGCAGCTGGGTCCCCATATGGGAAGGATGGTCTCCCAGCTGGGGCTGGCGTTGGTGTTGGTGGTGCAGGTTTAGCTGGTGAAGGGGCAGCTGGGTCTCCATATGGGAAGGATGGTCTCCCAGCTGGGGCAGGGGCTGGTGTAGGTGGTGCAGGTTTAGCTGGTGTAGGGGCAGCAGG GTCTCCATTTGGAAAGGATGGTCTCCCAGCTGGGGCAGGGGCTGGTGTTGGTGGTGCAGGGGCCGCTGGGTCTCCATTTGGAAAGGATGGTCTCCCAGTTGGGGCAGGGGCTGGTGTAGGTGGTGCAGGGGCAGCTGGGTCTCTGTATGGGAAGGATGGTCTCCCAGCTGGGGCTGGTGTTG CTGGTGCAGGGGCAGCTGGGTCTCCATATGGGAAGGATGGTCTCCCAGTtggagctggggctggtgtTGGTGGTGCAGGGGCAGCTGGGTCTCCATATGGAAAGGATGGTCTCCCAG ctggagctggggctggtgtTGGTGGTGCAGGTTTAACTGGTGCAGGTGGAGTTGGGTCTCCATATGGGAAGGATGGTCTCCCATCTGGGGTTGGCGTTGGTGCAGGTTTAGCTGGGGCTGGTGGAGTTGGGTCTCCATTTGGAAAGGATGGTCTTCCAGCTGGAGCTGGTAGTATAGATGGTTTATCCTCAGAAGGTGGCGGTGTTGGTGGCTCTGCCATACAAGGTGCTGGATCTGCATATGGGTCAGCTGGATCCAGGGCTGGTGAAAGTGGTGCTAGCAGACTGGGAGGCTATGGGAGCGAGTTGCACTCAGTCTATGGTAAAGAAGGTGTGGTGGGTGCTGTTGGAATGGGTGGTGAATATGGGCTGGATTCACGTGCTGGCAAATCTGCATATGGTGAATCTGGGAAGGGGACTGGCAGTGATTTCAGAGGATCAGAACACAAAGGTTCACTTCCAGGTCAAGGTGATGCTAGAGCTGAGGGCAGAGATTTAGGACAGTCAGGCTCCCGTCATGGCAAGGATTCTGCCTTTGGAGGTGCAGGGGGCAAATTCCATGATAGGTCTTTTGGTGGGTGGAAGCCAGGTCTTCTTGATCGGAGTTCACAGGGTTCTGATCAGATGTCAGCCCTTTCTGGCGGTCCTTCAGCAATCCAGAGAAAACAGGTACCTAGCCTTGATATTAAAGGAAGTGATTTCTTGAAGAatacagaaattacagaaaagagaagacGACATCAACTAGGTGATCTGAAAG CTCCACGCTCTCGTGTCAACAAACAGTTAAATGATGTCGTAGTCCTGAAAGGGGAACCAGCTGAGCTGTCTTGTGCTGTCAACAGACATGACTTAACAGGAACCTGGTTTAAGGATGGGTTAAAG TTAACAAGCATGGAAGGAGTCACTTTTGAGAAGGAAGGTCTAGTCCACAAACTCATTATTAACAAAGTAGAAGATATTCATGCTGGGAAGTATAGGTTTGAAGCTGGAGATATAAAAACTGAAGCTACAATTTTTATTGAAG atcCTCCACAGGTTGACGAAATTCTCCTAAGAAACTTAATGAGTGTTCCTACGGTGGCCAAGGCAGGGGAAAAAGTTGTGATCAGAATCCCTTTTGAAGGTCGACTTCCAGTCAGAGCAATGTGGCTGAAGGACAAAATAGAACTGGGAGATGACTCACGGATTCGTATTGATAAGACAGACACATTTACCATGCTGTCCATCTCCAGTGCTGAGAGAAAGGACTGTGGGGATtacaaggtcaggctgaagAATGACAGTGGGATATTGGATATCGACCTAAAGGTTGAGGTAATAG ATAAGCCACAGCCACCTGCAGGACCCTTGAAAATTGTAGGAAGCTCTGCAAATGATGTCACCATTCAGTGGAATCCCCCAAAGGATGATGGGGGCAAACCAGTACAAAACTATATTATTGAGAAACAACAGGTAGGCAGGAGTGACTGGGTGACTCTGGGAGAAGCCCCTAAGAACTGCACTACGTTCACTACCAGCAAAGTGGAACAAGACACGAGCTACTACTTCAGAGTGAGAGCTGTGAACGCAGAGGGATCCAGCAATGCACTGGAATCAAACGAGGCAGTAACTATCAGTAAAG CTTCACCTGGTGCCCCAGATCCTCCCGAGATCATCGGTGTCACTAAAGACAGCATCACAATATCCTGGAAGGCACCTCGGAAAGCAGGCAGCTCCCGGATTTCGGGATACATCGTTCAGAAACGCAAGAAGGGTAGCATGACCTGGGTGCCAGTCAACAGCGTGCCCATAGCAG acaagaagctgaaaataacCGATCTCAAGAAGGGTCTGCAATATGAATTTTGTGTGGCAGCTGTCAATGCTTCTGGCATGGGGGATATCAGTGCACCATCACAAGCTGCGTTTGCTCGGGACTCCACAA AACCTCCAGGTAAAGTGGGGGACCTTAAAATGACCATCAGTGACAGCACTAGCATCACCTTGACATGGAACGCACCTGAAGCAAAAGAGGGAAGTAGTGTGAAAGGCTATGACGTGGAGATACGGTCTTCTAACAACCTCAGCTGGTCCAAATGCAACATTTTTCCTATAGAGACAACCAGTTACAAAGTTAAAGGCCTGCAGGCCAAGGAGATGTACTTCCTACGTGTGAGAGCCTACAATGACTGTGGCCCAGGAGAACCCACAGAGCTTGAAGCTCGTATTGAAGCTGCTCCTCCTGTTG tttctcccAGGTTCATAATagacaaaacagtgaaaaatttcctggTTATAAAAGCAGGAAATCCCATTCGAGTGAATATTCCTTTTGAG GCACCTCCAGGTTCTGTGCTGACCTGGTCAAAGGATGGGGTTCCTCTTCCAAGCCATGCTAAAATAAGCACTCAAGATGATACCACCCAGCTGCTGATTAAAGAAGCTGAGTTCACTGACACTGGCATCTATACCATTGAGCTCATGAGTGGgacaggaagaagagaaacattcAGCTTCCAAGTTCAGGTTACAG ATATCCCACAACCACCTGGACCTATTGAACTGAGAGAGAACGTGCCAAATATAGTGACAGTAATCTGGGAGCCCTCAACATctgagaaatgggaaagaaatctCTTCTACACAGTCATGAAGCGTGAATCACAGAAAGGCGTGTGGCACGTAGTGGGTGACCTGATCTACACCAACAAATTCACTTACACCAAAGTGATCCCAGGCAGGGACTACTACTTCAGGGTTGTGGCAAAAAATCACTTGGGATCCAGTCCTCCATCCGACACTGTGCAGCCTTGGAGAATTCAAAAACCAAAGG